The Algoriphagus sanaruensis genome window below encodes:
- a CDS encoding TVP38/TMEM64 family protein, with the protein MTKKGRFFKLIKDYFQENIKGGLGWIWVSGMPAIGSLILVGNYFWLEKINPETLLDYGIFTFLIGIILGLALLPTTLTAICCGFFLGWAGFLPLVIGYLIATVIGYQIGRKLNPSFLDSFYEKYPKLERELSERMNHPGNLIFFVRISPIIPFAISNFIFASLKVRLRSILTVGLLGMLPRTWIAFATGKIATSFLGAKESINSPLHLAIGFSLVILSGYGIYRQFRKSRLSE; encoded by the coding sequence ATGACTAAAAAAGGTAGGTTTTTCAAGCTTATAAAAGACTACTTCCAAGAGAATATTAAAGGCGGATTGGGCTGGATCTGGGTAAGCGGAATGCCTGCAATCGGCTCATTAATTTTGGTTGGAAACTATTTTTGGCTTGAAAAAATAAATCCAGAAACGCTTCTAGATTACGGGATATTCACCTTCCTGATCGGAATAATCCTCGGTCTTGCGCTACTTCCAACAACGCTAACTGCGATTTGCTGTGGTTTTTTCTTGGGTTGGGCCGGATTTTTACCCTTAGTGATCGGATACCTGATTGCTACCGTAATTGGCTATCAAATAGGAAGGAAATTAAACCCAAGTTTCCTGGATTCATTTTATGAGAAATACCCCAAGCTGGAAAGAGAGCTATCGGAACGGATGAACCACCCTGGAAACCTGATTTTCTTTGTTCGGATCAGCCCAATCATTCCATTTGCGATTTCAAATTTTATTTTCGCCAGTCTTAAGGTGCGGCTTAGAAGTATCTTGACTGTTGGATTACTTGGGATGCTCCCAAGAACTTGGATAGCATTTGCAACTGGAAAGATTGCTACCTCATTTTTGGGAGCCAAAGAATCTATAAATTCCCCCCTACATCTGGCGATAGGATTCAGCTTGGTGATTCTTAGCGGTTATGGAATTTACAGGCAGTTTCGTAAATCCAGACTATCGGAGTAA